CCGGTCCCGAAATCGTCAATTGCCAGCCGCACGCCTTTGCGGTGCAGTTCGCGTACCAGCCGATAATCCACGCCCTGCAAATTGTCCCGCTCGGTGATTTCCAGCACCAACTGCTGTAGCGGTCGCGCGGCGAACCAATACTGATTTACATCCCTCAGCAAAGCGCCCTGCAGGAAATGGCTGGAAGAAACGTTAATGCTGATATGAAACTGCTGGCTGGCGGGGAAATATTCAATCTGACGGATGGTTTCGGTGATGACGTAGCGCGTCAGCGGGGCGATAAGATTTTCCCGCTCGGCCACCGGGATAAACACTTCGGGCGAAATCCGCCCCAGCCGCGGGTTATTCCAGCGCAGTAAAATTTCCACCCCGGTGCATTGCTGCGTACGCGTATCGAGCTGCGGCTGGCAGTAAAGTTCAAACTCACGACGGGCTATGCCGAGGGTGATTTCGCGCGAAAAACTCATGCGGCCGGCGGTGGCAATCCACGCGACGGCGGTTAGAACCAGAGTCAGGATCGCCGCCAGCGGCACTTGTGAAGGCAGATCTTTCAGCGCCAGCATAGATGCACCTGGCGTGGAAACGCTAACGCTAAAAGGGAAAAGCCCGGATTGTCGACTGACAAGTTTTTCATCGTCGTCCAGCTGCAGGTTATCGCTGATGCCCTGCGACTCGCTGTAATAACGGTTCCCGACGGAGACGACCACTCGCCGGATCAGAGGCTCCTGCGGCTCCAGCAGCAGTGAGCTGAGTAAATCGATATTAATAGTCAGCAGTACGCCGTCTTCCCCGTCCTGCGACGCGGGATACCACTGAATCAGAATGGGCGAGCCTTTCAGCAGGGTTTGATCCGTGGACAGCATCAGCTGTGGCTGAGGAGCGGGAAGTGAGGACTGGCGCTGACGTAAAGCCACGTTCCGATCGCCAAAAACGCTGGAACAGTAGAGTATCCCGGATTTGACCAGCGCAATAGAGCGCAGCGTCTGCAACGCGGCGGCCTGTTTGCGGATAGGCAAATGCGCCACTTCGCAAGGCTGACCCACGAGACTGACCAATTCATCCCGCTTTCCTGCCATAGGCATTAAAATTTTATCGAGACTTTCTACCGCATGAATCGCGTAGGCATCGATGCGTCGCTGATTTAAATCGCGCTGTGAAATAAATCGCAGGCCGAAGGTGACAAGGAGGGTAGCAACAGCAACTATCAGACAGACAATGATCCGCTTACGGCGGTATCTCTTAATCAGTTTTTGGGCTGTTTGCATGAATGACGCTCACTCGGCAGTCGCCAACCAGATTGTTAGCGTCAACAGACCAATTGTAGTGCCCTGTGGATAAATTGCGGTCAGAACAAGTAAAAATCGCCCATCAGTAGGAGATGGGCGAGAGAGTATTAGTCACATTGTACTTTGATGGCCAGACCGCCCCGCGAAGTTTCACGGTATTTGGCGTTCATGTCTTTGCCGGTCTCGTACATGGTTTCAATCACTTTATCGAGAGAAACGCGCGGCTCGCTGGTACGGCGCATCGCCATACGCGTGGCGTTGATAGCTTTCACCGAGGCAATGGCGTTACGTTCGATGCACGGCACCTGAACCTGGCCGGCAACCGGGTCACATGTCAGGCCGAGGTTATGCTCCATACCGATTTCTGCCGCCACGCACACTTGCTCAGGACTTGCGCCCAGCAGTTCGGCAAGACCTGCGGCTGCCATTGAACAGGCCACGCCGACTTCACCCTGACAGCCGACTTCCGCACCTGAAATAGACGCGTTCATCTTATACAGAGCGCCAATCGCGCCAGAAGCCAGGAAGTAACGAATATAGCTTTCTGGGCTCACCGGTTCGATGAAGTGATCGTAATACGCCAGCACCGCCGGAACGATACCGCACGCACCGTTAGTTGGCGCGGTGACGACGCGTCCACCGGCGGCGTTTTCTTCGTTAACCGCCAGCGCGAACATGTTCACCCAATCCACTACCGTCATCGGGTCGCTGTTGGTTTTGTCCTGGCTTACCAGCATACGGCGTAGAGCAGCAGCCCGGCGCGGAACACGCAGTGGACCCGGCAACACGCCTTCGGTGTTCATACCGCGATCGATACAGGCGCGCATGGCCTGCCAGACGTTGGCAAAATAGTCTTCAATCTCTTTTTTGCTGTGCAGCGCCAGCTCGTTCTGCATCACCATGCCGGAAAGTGACAGGCCGGTTTCTTTGCAGTAGTCGAGCATCTCTTTTGCCGATTTGAACGGATACGGGACGTTGACGTCGCCGCTCATGTCCTGGCCGAAATGCTCCTCATCGACGATAAAACCACCGCCGATGGAGTAATAGGTTTTGCTGTAGATGACGGCGTCACCGGCAAACGCATGGATAGACATCCCGTTTTCATGCAGTGACAGATTGTCACTACGAAAACGCATGCCGTCGTCCTGCGGGAAATCCACTTCGCGGCGACCGTGCGCCAGCAACAGACGTCCGCGGGTTTGTACATCGCGGATAAACGCCGGGATCGCATCGATATCGACGGTATCCGGCATATTGCCCGCCAGACCCATGATGATCGCGATATCGGTATGGTGGCCCTTACCGGTTAATGACAGTGAACCGTAAACGTCCACCGCCACGCGGGTCACATCATCGATCATTCCCTTTTCGACCAGGTCATCGACGAACTGCTTACCGGCCTTCATCGGGCCTACAGTGTGGGAGGAAGAGGGACCAATCCCCACCTTGAACATGTCGAATATACTAATCACGCTAACACTCCTGACAGGGTTACCGGAAAGTTCCGATAACGATGTTAAAACTGCGCATAGTGTAAGAGGGAACTGGTAACGCAGCTTAACTATTCACATGAATTAAACTAATGCTTCACTTCGATTTTACTAATAGCGTGAAGTGGAGCACAGCATCTTTAATACACAGTATAGCTAAGGCTTCACGCCAATTTGTAAGGCCAGCTCACGAATAATGCCTGCGGTCATTCCCCAGACAAAATAATGCTGATACCAGGAGAGCCATACACGGTGCGAATTACCGCGACGGTGGATATCAAGCGGGTGGTAGCGCCCGAGGCGCAGGGCTTCGGCCAGCGGCATTTCAAACACCGCCGCAACTTCATCTTCACTGGCGTGATAGTGCAAATCGGGCGGAATAATGCCGACTACCGGCGTCACCTGAAAACCGGTCACGCTGTCCACGGGCGGTAGCATGCCGAGGATTTCAACTGAGGACGGGGG
This DNA window, taken from Scandinavium goeteborgense, encodes the following:
- a CDS encoding CoA pyrophosphatase — protein: MQSPDINLDDFISRFQLLRPQPTRTALNQRQAAVLIPIVRRDEPGLLLTQRSPRLRKHAGQVAFPGGAVDSSDASLIAAALREAQEEVAIPPSSVEILGMLPPVDSVTGFQVTPVVGIIPPDLHYHASEDEVAAVFEMPLAEALRLGRYHPLDIHRRGNSHRVWLSWYQHYFVWGMTAGIIRELALQIGVKP
- a CDS encoding EAL domain-containing protein, which gives rise to MQTAQKLIKRYRRKRIIVCLIVAVATLLVTFGLRFISQRDLNQRRIDAYAIHAVESLDKILMPMAGKRDELVSLVGQPCEVAHLPIRKQAAALQTLRSIALVKSGILYCSSVFGDRNVALRQRQSSLPAPQPQLMLSTDQTLLKGSPILIQWYPASQDGEDGVLLTINIDLLSSLLLEPQEPLIRRVVVSVGNRYYSESQGISDNLQLDDDEKLVSRQSGLFPFSVSVSTPGASMLALKDLPSQVPLAAILTLVLTAVAWIATAGRMSFSREITLGIARREFELYCQPQLDTRTQQCTGVEILLRWNNPRLGRISPEVFIPVAERENLIAPLTRYVITETIRQIEYFPASQQFHISINVSSSHFLQGALLRDVNQYWFAARPLQQLVLEITERDNLQGVDYRLVRELHRKGVRLAIDDFGTGSSTLSWLEQLHPDILKIDKSFTNAIGTDAVNSTVTDIIIALGQRLNIELVAEGVETPQQAHYLRRHGVHILQGFLYAKPMPLAEFPRWLSGGNPPPKEHNGHVLPVIL
- the sdaA gene encoding L-serine ammonia-lyase, with the protein product MISIFDMFKVGIGPSSSHTVGPMKAGKQFVDDLVEKGMIDDVTRVAVDVYGSLSLTGKGHHTDIAIIMGLAGNMPDTVDIDAIPAFIRDVQTRGRLLLAHGRREVDFPQDDGMRFRSDNLSLHENGMSIHAFAGDAVIYSKTYYSIGGGFIVDEEHFGQDMSGDVNVPYPFKSAKEMLDYCKETGLSLSGMVMQNELALHSKKEIEDYFANVWQAMRACIDRGMNTEGVLPGPLRVPRRAAALRRMLVSQDKTNSDPMTVVDWVNMFALAVNEENAAGGRVVTAPTNGACGIVPAVLAYYDHFIEPVSPESYIRYFLASGAIGALYKMNASISGAEVGCQGEVGVACSMAAAGLAELLGASPEQVCVAAEIGMEHNLGLTCDPVAGQVQVPCIERNAIASVKAINATRMAMRRTSEPRVSLDKVIETMYETGKDMNAKYRETSRGGLAIKVQCD